A stretch of the Rhodothermales bacterium genome encodes the following:
- the rplO gene encoding 50S ribosomal protein L15 yields MDLSNLKPAKGATKSRKRIGRGVGSGYGGHSSTKGNKGQKSRAGASIPVWFEGGQMPLQRRLPKFGFKNPFRVAYKAVNVARLQKLVDDGALDGSAPVTPELLRELGQIGKGDLVKVLGSGELTAKLQVTANAFSASARKKIEEAGGSVTEL; encoded by the coding sequence ATGGATCTCAGCAATCTCAAGCCCGCAAAGGGCGCTACGAAGTCGCGTAAGCGAATTGGTCGTGGAGTCGGCTCCGGTTACGGTGGTCACTCCTCAACGAAGGGCAACAAGGGCCAGAAGAGCCGCGCCGGTGCCAGCATCCCTGTCTGGTTCGAGGGTGGTCAGATGCCCCTCCAGCGTCGCTTGCCGAAGTTCGGATTCAAGAATCCGTTCCGCGTGGCCTACAAGGCCGTCAATGTGGCTCGTCTCCAGAAGCTCGTCGACGACGGTGCGCTGGATGGGTCTGCTCCGGTTACGCCAGAATTGCTGCGCGAATTGGGACAGATCGGAAAAGGCGACCTGGTCAAGGTCCTGGGCAGTGGCGAATTGACCGCCAAGCTCCAGGTCACCGCGAACGCATTCAGCGCGTCAGCCCGCAAGAAAATTGAAGAAGCTGGCGGTAGCGTCACCGAACTGTAA
- the secY gene encoding preprotein translocase subunit SecY, which produces MAGLTESVRNIWKIEELRRRILYTIGLLLIYRLGAFVTLPGVDAAQLAAINAQSDSNNLLGMLDMFVGGAFSAAGIFALGIMPYITASIIIQLMGAVVPYFQKLQREGEEGRRKITQLTRYGTILVTALQSIGFAINLQYGATGAAIVIGPTFFMVSTVIVLTSGTMFVMWLGERITESGIGNGISLIIMISIIAFLPQSLFNEWELSGNMFIFLLEIGVFVLVTAGVVMVTQGMRRIPVQYAKRVVGRKVFGGSTQYLPIRVNAAGVMPIIFAQSIMFVPATFATLFPASPFMQEMGVFFTDISGWGYSTVFFIICVFFTYFYTAIAVNPKEMADTMKRQGGFIPGIRPGKQTSEFIDNILTRITLPGSIFLGFVAILPAFAIMFGVTQGFAQFFGGTSLLILVGVTLDTLKQVESHLLMRHYDGFMKSGRVRGRS; this is translated from the coding sequence ATGGCAGGTCTTACCGAGAGCGTCCGCAATATCTGGAAAATTGAGGAGTTGCGACGCCGCATCTTGTACACGATCGGGCTTTTGCTGATCTACCGACTTGGTGCCTTTGTTACATTGCCGGGTGTGGATGCTGCACAGCTGGCGGCAATCAACGCCCAGTCGGATTCCAACAACCTTCTGGGGATGCTGGACATGTTCGTGGGCGGCGCGTTCAGTGCAGCCGGTATTTTTGCCCTCGGGATCATGCCGTACATCACGGCATCGATCATCATCCAGCTCATGGGAGCGGTTGTCCCGTATTTCCAGAAGCTGCAGCGTGAGGGAGAGGAAGGGCGACGCAAGATCACCCAGCTCACCCGTTACGGTACCATCCTGGTCACGGCCCTCCAAAGCATCGGGTTTGCCATCAACCTGCAGTACGGTGCCACCGGGGCCGCCATCGTGATCGGTCCGACCTTTTTCATGGTGTCGACCGTGATCGTGCTTACCTCCGGGACCATGTTCGTGATGTGGCTGGGTGAACGAATCACGGAGAGCGGAATCGGAAACGGCATATCCCTGATCATCATGATCAGCATCATTGCGTTCCTTCCGCAGTCCCTGTTCAACGAATGGGAGCTGTCCGGCAACATGTTCATCTTCCTCCTTGAAATAGGCGTATTCGTGCTGGTGACGGCGGGTGTGGTCATGGTTACCCAGGGCATGCGACGGATTCCGGTCCAATACGCCAAGCGTGTGGTTGGACGGAAGGTGTTCGGGGGTTCGACCCAGTACCTGCCCATCCGCGTGAACGCGGCGGGCGTCATGCCCATCATCTTTGCGCAGTCCATCATGTTCGTTCCTGCGACGTTTGCCACGCTGTTTCCGGCGTCTCCGTTCATGCAGGAAATGGGCGTGTTCTTTACGGACATCAGTGGTTGGGGATACTCCACCGTCTTTTTCATCATCTGTGTGTTCTTCACGTACTTCTACACCGCCATCGCGGTGAATCCGAAGGAAATGGCGGACACCATGAAGCGTCAGGGTGGCTTCATTCCGGGCATCCGTCCGGGCAAGCAGACCAGTGAGTTCATTGACAACATCCTGACGCGAATCACGCTTCCTGGGTCGATCTTCCTGGGCTTTGTGGCCATCCTTCCCGCGTTCGCCATCATGTTCGGCGTGACGCAGGGCTTCGCACAGTTCTTCGGGGGAACGAGCCTGCTGATCCTGGTTGGCGTGACCCTCGATACGTTGAAGCAGGTC